A region of the Microcystis aeruginosa FD4 genome:
ATTATATTGACGCTGACCGTAGGCATTACCCCCCGGCGCTCTATAATCGGGACGTTTCTTGAACAGTTGTTTTTGAGCCTGATCGACGATTTTTTTCTCATTTTCAGCGAGAGTTTCGGCAATGCGAATTCTCTGCTCACCGGTTTTTAAAAATTGCCCGATACCCTGTAGTTCACCACTACTAGGATAACGAAGTTCGTCGTCGGCTTTGAGGATGACTTGGCTAACTACGCTCATAATATCAAGGTAAATTCTGATAACATTCTGTAGTTTATCTCAGGTCGGGGTCTGGAAGTCGAGTCATCCCTGCTGGTTGGGCAATTCCGAAAAATTGTAATATTTCGTTATCAGTTTCCCCGACAGCCTAGTTACTCTCTAGAATGAATGTATTAGTGGTCAGGAGCGAGGAGATGGCAATTGAGATGTCACCGCACACTGATGAACTTGAACCCGATAAGTGGTAATTAATATGGAATTTTTAGCACCCTTCTTGTTGATAGCGGGCATTCTGGGATTAAATGGCTTTAAAATCGATCGAGAATACCAGCGTGGTGTTATCTTTCGTCTAGGGCGTTATCAAGACACCAAAGGCCCCGGACTGTACTGGATCATTCCCCTAGTTGACCAAAAAATGCGGGTGGATATTCGCACCAAAACCGTCGATATCGCCCCGCAAGAAACTGTCACCGCCGATAATGTCACAATCAAGGTTAATGCGGTTCTCTACTATCGCATTATCGACCCCAACAAAGCGATTAATAAAGTTGAATCCTATCCCGCAGCCGTTTATCAAGCGGCCATGACCACTTTAAGAAATGTAGTTGGTCAAAATCATCTCGATGATGTCTTGCAAAAACGAGACAAAATTAATCATGCAGTCCAACAAATTGTCGATGAAATTAGCGAACCCTGGGGCATTGATATCGAACGGGTGGAGATGAAAGATGTGGAAATTCCCACCGCTATGCAGCGAGCTATGGCCAAGGAAGCGGAAGCATTGCGAGAAAAACGCGCCCGTTTGATTAAAGCTGCCGCAGAACAGGAAGCCTCCCTAAAATTAGCGGAAGCTTCCCGATTAATCATGGAAAATCCCGCAGCTTTGGAATTACGCCGCCTACAAATGTTAACGGAAATTGGAGCGGAAAATAACACCAGTACCGTGATTATGCTCCCCTCCGATATCTTAAATCTGGCTCAAAAATTAACCGATAAAATATCACAAAATGGCTGAATTGTCAATAGCCAAAAGGGTTAATTTTCTCTGGTGTGTTAGGTTGGTTTAACACACCTAAAATTGTTAATTAACGCATGGTGACAAATTCCTCGGCAGCACTGGGGTGAATGCCGACAGTGGCATCAAAATCGGCTTTTGTTGCGCCCATTTTTACGGCAATGGCTACTCCTTGAATAATTTCGGCGGCATGATCTCCCACCATGTGCGCCCCAAGGATTTTACCACTTTCCTGATGAACAACTAATTTCATCAAAGTTTTGTCCTCTCGGGCCGGTAAAACATTGTAACCAGGGCGGAATTTAGACCGATAAACTTTAATCCCCGTGTCACCATATTGTTTTTTGGCTTGCAATTCTGTTAATCCCACCGTCGCCGCTTCAGGAGTAGAAAATACTGCTGAAGGAACGTTTTCATAACTCATTAACCGGGGTTTATTACCGAAGACTGTATCGGCAAAAGCTCGCCCCTCATTAATCGCCACGGGAGTTAAATTAATTTTATCGGTACAATCGCCCACGGCATAGATACTCTCTTCGCTGGTTTGGCTATACTCGTTGACGACAATTGCCCCGTTTTTTACCTCGACATTGACATTCTCTAAGCCCAATTTTTCCAGCTTAGGAATTCTTCCCGTAGCGGCTAATCCTAGGGCATCAACAAAGAGAATTTCTGAGGTTTCTTTCCCCTGAATATGTACTTTTAACCCCTCGGCAGTTTTCTCGATCGAAGTGGGGAAAGTTTCGGGCATAATTTTAATTCCCTGACGGATCATTTCCGCTTGAATCTCATCGCGGATATCCTCATCAAACCCTCTTAAAATCTTGTCTTTACGGATTAACTGCACCACTTCTGTCCCTAATCCGTGCATAATACCGGCAAATTCTACCCCAATATATCCCGCCCCTAAAACTATAATTCTTTTTGGTTGTTCTGGCAGTTGAAACATGGCATCAGAAACTACTGTATGTTCGATCCCCGGAATATTAGGTTTAACGGGATGTCCCCCCACGGCAATTAAAATTTTATCGGCAGTAATTTTCTCGTCTCCCACCTCTAGGGTATGGGTATCAAGAAACTTGGCATAATTAGGAAAAAGCGTCACTTGAGAATTATCGAGCATCTTTTGATAAATGCCATTTAAACGGATAGTTTCCTGATTAACGGCACTAATTAATTTTTGCCAATTTAACTGACTCTCTACTCGACTCCAACCGTAACCTTCTGCATCCTTAAATAGTTGCGGAAAACGACTAGAATAAACCATTAATTTTTTGGGAATACAGCCGCGATTAACACAGGTTCCTCCCAAGCGATCATATTCTGCTAATCCCACTTTTGCCCCGTATTCGGCTGCCCGTCTAGCGGTGGCAATACCCCCAGAACCACCACCAATCACCAATAAATCAAAATCATAACTCATAAAAATATCCTCGTAAATGAATAGAAATTTGACGGAATCAAAAAACTTTCTGGGCAAAAAGGGGAGAGAATATCTCGGATCAATCCCTAATCGAATCTATCGAGTAACTAGGACAATATAGTCACTAATTTTGCTAAATTAGAGTCAATTTACCTACTGCCAAGATTTAATTCTATGCTAACACGCCGCTCGAAATTATCTTTTCTCTTGGGGACTTGTTCCCTATTTCTCTGGGTAAACCATCCCGTCACCCTCGCAACCCCCATCAGTCAAGACAATTCCCCCCCTTCCCAGTTTATCTGTCCCGCAGACTTAGCCACCAAGATCGATCGCATTTTAGCCCGCCCCGATTATCAAGGCGCTTATTGGGGAATTTTAGTAAAATCTCTCAATTCTGAGGAAAATCTCTATAGTCTCCACGAAAATAACTTTTTTACTCCCGCTTCTACCACAAAATTATTAACCACTGCCGCCGCTTTAACCAAATTTAACCGCGATTATCGTCTGAAAACCCCCATTTTAGCCCAAGGCAACCCCCCCAATTTAGAGACTTTAACCTTAGTCGGGAGGGGAGATGCAACCATAACCACAGAAAAGTTAGAAAAATTAGCAGAAAAGTTAAAAGCACGGGGAATTAACTCAATTTCTCGCTTAATTGTCGTTGCTAGTCCTTTTCTCGTCTCCGATAGTCAAAAAACCTGGGAATGGGAAGATGTCTTTTTTGACTATGCTGTACCCGCTTCTAGCTTGGTTTTAAACGAAAATTCCGTCACTTTAAGGCTTTTACCGCGACAATTGGGGCAAAGCTTAGATTTACAATGGTCTGATCCCATTGCCGCTCAACAATGGCTAATTGAGAATCAAACCAGCACCGCGGCGCAAGGAAGCCCGAATACTCTGGCAATTAAGGGCAATTTAGCCAATAATCGCCTGATTATCACCGGTTCTCTGGCTATTGATAGTCAAGATGATTTTAATTTAGCTATTCCCCAACCTTCGGAATATTTCCTCGATCGCTGGCGTAATATCCTTGAAAAAGCGGGAATTACCGTTAAAACCGCCGAAATTAGCTCAGAAATTCGCGGCGATGAAATCACCAATTTAGAATCAGAACCCCTAGCATATTTGGTGGAAAAAGTCAATAAAAATAGCGATAATTTACTAGCCGAAACCCTACTACAAATGATCGGCGGTGTCTCGGGATTGCAAGAAACTTTAACAAAACTGGGAATTAACAGCGATAGTTATAAAATCGGCGATGGTTCGGGGCTATCACGACAAAATCTGATTAAACCCAAGACTTTAGGTCAAATTTTACAACTAATGGCAGAAAAACCTGATTATCGTCGTTCTTTAGCCATTGGCGGCATTGATGGCACTTTAACCAATAGATTTCGCCAGACTCCCCTAGAAGGACGATTACAGGCAAAAACCGGGACATTAACTGGAGTTATCGCCCTCGCCGGTTATCTAGAAACCGCCGACAATCAACCTCTAATCTTTAGCATAACCGTCAATAACAGCGATAAACCCGCCAGTCCCCTCAGAAACGGCATCGATGAGGTGATTTTGCTCCTAGGACAGTTAAAACGCTGTTAATCTTCAGGAGCCTGGAGATGGGGAGATAGGGAGATGGGGAGATAGGGAGATAGGGAGATAGGGAGATGGGGAGATAGGGAGATAGGGAGATAGGGAGATAGGGAGATAGGGAGATAGGGAGATAGGGAAATTTCAGCTAAATTCCCCCACTACCCCAACACCCCAACACCCCAACACCCCAACATCCCAACACCCCACTCCCCAATTCATAATTCATAATTCATAATTCCCACTTCCCCAACCCGCAACTAATTCGATCGATCGAGTCATTTAACCACAGAAGATTGTATACTTTTGTAAAAATTGTTTCTAGCTGACCTGTAGATTAATCGACGGAGTTATTGATATATGTATATAGTTCAGGTTGCCTCTGAGTGCGCCCCAGTGATTAAAGCTGGGGGATTGGGGGATGTGGTATATGGATTGAGTCGGGAATTAGAAATTCGGGGTCATTGCGTGGAGCTAATCCTACCCATGTATGATTGTATGCGCTACGACCAAATTTGGGGCTTACACGAGGCTTATCGCGACCTGTGGGTGCCTTGGTACGGTGGGGCAATTCACTGTAACGTTTTTTGTGGTTGGGTACACGGGCGCTTGTGTTTCTTTATTCAACCCAATTCGGAGGATAATTTCTTTAATCGCGGTACTTACTACGGTTGCAAAGACGATAATATGCGTTTTGCTTTCTTCTCTAAAGCCGCTTTAGAATTTTTGCTCAGAAGTAATAAACGTCCCGATATAATTCATTGTCACGACTGGCAAACCGGTTTAATTCCGCCCTTACTTTTTGAAATTTATAAATATCATGGTATGGGCAATCAGCGCGTTCTCTACACCATCCATAACTTTAAACATCAAGGATTTGCTGGTGCGGAAATTCTCTGGGCAACAGGATTAAATAACGATACTTACTACTTTAGCTATGCCCGAATGCGCGATAACTTCAATCCTTTTGTGATTAATTTTATGAAAGGTGGGATCGTTTTTTCTAACTATTTCAATACTGTCTCGCCCCACCATGCTTGGGAAGCACACCACACCGATGTTAGTTACGGTTTAGGCCATACAATTCACCTGCATCAACACAAATTTACTGGCATTCTCAACGGTTTAGATTACAATATCTGGAACCCAGAAGTGGATAAATTTATTCCTGCACCCTACGGTATTGATAATTTCTCCGAGAAAGCAAGCAATAAAAAGGCACTGAGAGAAAGACTCTGGTTAAGAGATGAACCAGAAAAACCCTTAATTTGTTATGTCGGTCGTTTAGATGACCAAAAAGGCGTGCATTTAGTTCACCATGCCATGTATTATGCCTTAGCTCGCGGGGCGCAATTTGTCCTCCTAGGTTCCGCCACCGAATCGTTAATTAATAACTGGTTCTGGCACGAGAAAAATCACCTCAATAATAACCCTGATGTCCATATTGAATTGGGCTTTAATGAGGAATTATCTCACCTCATTTATGCGGGTGCTGATATGATTGTGGTTCCCAGTAATTTTGAACCCTGCGGACTGACACAAGTAATCAGCTTAAAATACGGAACCGTTCCCATCGTCCGGGGAGTTGGTGGTTTGGTTAATACGGTTTTTGATCGGGATTATGATACCTATCACCAACCGGAAGAACGCAATGGTTTTGTCTTTTTTGATCCCGATAATAATGCCCTCGAATCAGCCATGTCCCGGGCATTAGAATTGTGGTACACTCAACCAGAAGAATTCCAAAAATTAGCGATTCAAGGTATGGAATGCGATTACTCTTGGAATCACCCCGGGGAAGAATACGTTGCCCTTTATGAAATGATTCGCCACAAATAAGCTGTCTTGTCTCTAGCCATTCCCTGGGGGTTGTTTGTTTCAATTTTTAGGTAATTGCTTTGTTTGTAGATGACATTTTGGGCGCCCACGATGCGCCCCTACCATTGCCGCAATAATATCATTGTAGGGGCGAATTGCATTCGCCCTCTTTTAATAACTTCTGCTGCTCACCATCAACGAGAGAAAGTCACAGATATGAGATGCACCCGTTACCGTTTTCTTTTCAATGTTTACTGTTTACCGATAACTGAAGAAGCTCTCTTTTCTTTCCTCTACCTAGTAGAGCAGAAATGTTAACTTTGCTTGGTATTCTTGGGTGAGGGGATGACTAACTCCCAAAATCTGAAATATGGCTAACATGGCTTTTCTTGCCCCATCCTGACGATATTTTCTACTTTCTCCCACCAGGCTGATCAGTTTATCTAAAGCGGCGGCATAATCTTCTTTTAAGGCGGAATTAATACCAGTAAAAAATATCGGATCGAGGGGATTATTTTCTGGTTTTAACTGTTGAAATTCTAGGAGAGTTTTCCACCCTTTAATCGGGGGATTTTCCTCTTTAATAGCACTGATTAATCGATAAGCATCAGACCATTTTTCTAGACGCATGAGAAATTTTACCGCCATAATAATTAATCGCGGTTCGTTGGGATATTTGGGAAAAAGACGATCAAATAATTGTTTAGCTGTGGGCAAATTATCGAGGGCGATCGCTTCTTGTATTTCTGCTAATCCTGTTTCTAATTCCGATTGTAAATCGAGACGGGAAAATAAGTCTCTAATTTGTTCTTCTGGCAAAGCACCGACAAAACAGGGTAACACTTCTCCCTTGCTGACAATTCGCACATCGGGAACTCCTTCTACATCGTATTGTTCGGCTAATTCGGGATTTTTATCTATATCTATTTTGGCTAGGATAAAATTATATTCACTTGCTAGTTTTTCTAGCATCGGTTTTACCAATTTACAGGGTCCACACCAGAGGGCATAAAAGTCTAAAATCACTGTATTTAGATAGGATTTTTCGATCACTTCACTATCAAAATTTGTCCCATCTACCTCGATAGAATATCCCATCTATTTCTCCTCTAATAACTTATTTTTCAGCTAGTTGTGTCTCACTTATCTCTTTTACCCAAAGGGCTAATCCTCCCCCTCGTCCCCGGGCTGCTATCATTGTTTCTGTGATCAAAAAATAGGCAAAAAATGCCTGTTTTTTGATGCTTTCCTGATAAAAATTCGCTTCACTTACCTGGCCATTTCTAATAAAACCTGAATAGAGAGAGCGATTAAATAGGGTTAGGTTGAGCCGGGTAAAATCAAAGGCAAGAAGACGGGTTTTAGGAAAAAACTTAACTGGACCGCTTACAGATAGTTTTACTGCCCCTAAAACTATGTGATTGCTGACGGTTCCAGAGATAAATTCTCCCGGTTCTAAGCTCTCATTTCTTTGGTAAGAGATGGTAATTTTTAACCAGGATGGTAGATAGCGACCCTTACCTAAAACAATCCCCGCTCTCTTTTTCGCTTTTTGAGTTCCCGTGATCAAGTATAATCGCCAATTACCGACCAAAGCCTCAAAAGTAAGATTTTCTTTAGTTTTTTTATTGTTTTTTTCTGTTGCTAAGAGAAATTCCAGCAATTGAGAGACAGGGGGGCGATTATTCTCCTCAAGTATTAGGGGTGAGTCGAGATTTCTAACCATGATTTGAGACAGTGCCAAAATATTTTAACTGAAGCTACCGAACTCGAAAAAGCGAGCGATAAACTGGTTGACCTTTATTATAAGTGGACTTTTCCCTTTCCGTCGGTACGGGGAAAATATTTTCCTCTAACCAGGGGGTTTGATGTTGCCGAACAAAATGGGGATGTGCTTGAAATCTCTCCGTCATTTCCAGGGCGATCGATTCCACATCCGACTGTAAAAAAACCCAGCCTCCAGATACCATATACTTAGCCAAAGCTATGACTAATTCCGGCTGCACGACTCGACGCTTACTGTGACGCTGTTTAAACCAAGGATCGGGAAATTGAATCGACACCCAAAATAACTTATCTGGGGGCAAAGATTGCAGGAAAATTTCTGGGGTAACATTCATATTGCCAAAAACAAAAGCGAGATTTTTTAATCCTAACCTTTCCCGTTCCTGATTCGCTTCAATTACCAAAGGTTGACGAATTTCAATCCCCAAAAAATTAATTTCTGGATATACTTGGGCCATTTGTAACAAAAATTTACCCCGCGCACAACCAATGTCAAGATGGAGAGGTAGTGTCATATCCTGATAAACTTGATTCCAATCGGGGGGAGCGATCGGATGGCGATATTTATGACTTAAGGGATTGACGTGCTGACGAACGCGAACTTTAGCCAAAGATATTTTCTCCTCATTTCTCCTCGATCGATCTAGTTTACCGATATTTAGCCCAATTGAATGCGATGAATTTCCGTTTCGCCATTCTCAGCGATCCTCATATCGCTTTACCCACAACCATTTTGAACCATTCTAATCGCTTTCATCTGGTGGAAGTGAGTATTCCCGCTTTAAAAATTGTTTTAGACCATCTCATCACCCTTAACCTCGATTTTCTGCTGATTGCCGGCGATTTAACCCAAGATGGTGAACCAGAAAATCATCGTTGGTTAGCCGATTGTTTAGCCACTTTACCCTTTCCCGTCTATGTGGTGCCGGGTAATCATGATGTTTTGAGTTTAACCGCAACAGAAAACCAGATCGGTTTAGCTGATTTTCCCTTTTATTATCAACAATTTGGTTACAGCCATCCCGAACAAATATACTACCAAAAAGAAATTTTACCAGGAGTGCAATTAATCGGTCTTAATTCCAATCAATTTGATGACCAAGGTAAACAAATTGGCAGTTTAGATGCAGAACAATTGCATTGGTTAAAACAGACTTTACCAGCGCTAAAAAACGATCTAGTGATGGTGATGATCCATCATAACGTTATCGAGCATTTACCCGGACAAAGCAATCATGAATTAGGTAAACGCTATATGTTGGCTAATGCGGTAGAACTGCTCGATATACTACAGGAAAACGGCGTAAAATTGTTGATTACTGGTCATCTCCACGTGCAAGATTTGGCTTTTACCAGAGGTATCTATGAAATTACCACCGGTTCCCTCGTCAGTTATCCCCATCCCTACCGGGTGTTAGAATATTGCGAAAACACGGTTGAATTAGCCATAGAATCCTTTCATCTGCAAAATATACCGGGATGGGAGAATTTACCCGCTATTTCTCGGCAATGGTTAGGCGATCGCTCTTATCCTTTTATGATGCGTTTATTAACCTGTCATCCCCTCAATCTTCCCGTGAGTCTAGCGGAGGAATTAGCCCCAAAATTACGCAATTTTTGGGCAGATGTGGCCCAAGGTGACACAATCTTCGATTTTAGCGATTTTCCGCCCCTAGTACGCCGTTATTTTTACGCTTTCAGTGCCATCGATCCCCTCGGTAATCCTCATTTTATCGACAATCAAGCTGTAATTAGTTTCAAGCATCAGTTTACTTATCAGCGCTCAAACTTGCTGGTAGAGTTGAGAGAATAGCTGCAATAAATAATTAACTATAGCTATAGTTATGGCACTATCCGGCAGCGCGACCGCTATATTGGCAGAAAATATCAAAAAAAATCAATGGAAGCACTGAAAAAGGAATTAAAAAAAATCGGTTCTCTTGCCCTGTTTTTTTTCTTGGCTTTCGGTTATATTCTTCTGATCATGAAATTATTTCTGGAAGAGTATTCGATTACTACCTACGTTTTGGGTAAAGCGATCGTAGGAGCGATCCTTGCCGCAAAAACCGTGGCCATTCTCGACGCAGCCATGAAGCTAGAATGGTTAGAAAATCGACCCCGTTACGTTAGTATTCTGTATCGAACCTTTGTTTATACCCTAGCAGCACTGATTCTCGGCTCGATCGAGGGTTTTATCGAAGCTTATCTGGGAACGCGGGTAATTTCGGAGGCAATGGCCAAATTTTGGCAAAGGGAAAGTTTCTCTCAAATCCTTGCGGTTACTCTCTGTCTCGCAGTGGTTTTTTGTCTCCACAATCTCTGGCACGAAATCGATCGCTATTGGGGTAAAGGCAAATTGAGAAAATTTTTTCTCGATCGCTCCTAAAGTACAGCAGTTATCTTCATGGTGAGATAGGAAGTTTTCCTTTTGGGGAGTCGGGAGATAGGATTTAGGGAGATAGGGATTTAGGGAAATTTCAGCTAAATTCCCCACTACCCCCCGCAACGCGCACGCAGTGACCACCCCACTACCCCAACACCCCACTACCCCCACGAAAAACTTTTTGCCGCAAACCCCATCTCCCCCCTGCTCGCCCTATCTTTCGCAGGCGACCCCTGCTAGGATAAAATACGGGTGAAAAATTGCTAATCCAAGGAGTACAGACGTGATTGAACCTTTAGTGCTAGGGATTGTCCTAGGCTTAATTCCCATTACCCTAGCGGGTTTGTTCGTTGCCGCCTATTTACAGTACAAACGGGGCAATCAATTCGGCTTAGACTAAATCTATCACGCCAATCCCCCGAATTGAGAAAATCTCCCATCCAGCTAGGCACTAGACGGGAGATTTTTTGACATAGCAAATTTGCCGCTTAACAGATTGTTGATGCTGACGTTGCCATCCCTGCAAAATTCATCTGTCTTGGGAGATCGATCGCCTGAAAGCAAGAACTAAACGGCTGTTAAACTAGGAAAACGAATGACAGTTTCGGTATATTCGGGAACCCATCCGGCGGTACTGGTGAAGTAACGCACTGCTTTAACTCGTTTACTGGCAGTGAGGTGAAACCAGTGTTCGCTGTGGGCGGGAACATTGATATATTCTTGAGGTTGAATAGTTAATTCCCCCTGAGAACCATCGGCAAAGACAAAGCCAAAAACCCCCTCTCCATCAATGATATAACGCACCTCATCGTCAGCGTGGGTGTGACAGCGCTCGAATTTGGCCAGTAAAGTGTCGAGATTGGCAATGTCGGGGTGTAAAACGATTAAATCTCTAGCTTGATAACCCGCTTCTTGCTTTAGTTGCTCAAAATAACCGTCTAAGCTAGTTAAAACTATTTCTTTTTCTTCGTCAGTCAGAGAAGCTTGCTTAAGTAGCTGACGGGTGGCCTCGTTTTCGATCGGCCAATAGTTTAAAGTAACATTTAATTTAGCCAATTCCAGACTAATATCGGCTAACTGGGTATAGGTTGTCCCATTCTCTAAGCGTAGTATCGCCATTGGTTATCATCCTCAAGATTACTTTTTCTATTTTAAAGTTTTCCAGAGAGAAGCCGCTCGATTTTTTGTCCCTCGATCCCTTGCCAGTTCCTAGGATTTTCTCCTCAAAAATGCTATTATGTCCTATATATGGGGAATTAGCTCAGTTGGTAGAGCGCTGCGATCGCACCGCAGAGGTCAGGGATTCGAGTTCCCTATTCTCCATTGGCCAGAGATACTAACCGCTTTTCAAGGTTCAAGAAAGGGACTTGCGTAGGAATAATATCCCAGCTTTGAAAATCGCTCTGTAGAAGAACCAGACCAGCCAGATGGTACATTATCAAAGCGCAAGTCCCCAACATCTCGAAGGCTCTCCCCCTATTTAGGGTGATCAGCAAACCCCCTCCGCGCGGAGGGCGCAGGTTCCTTGCGCCCCTACAGTAACGGATTTTGTCCACAATGTAGGGGCGAACTGCGTTCGCCCAAAAGGTACATTATCAAAGCGCAAGTCCCAAAGATTATGAACCAGTCTCAACTTCCCCAAAAGGCGTTACTTTTATTTCTGGGGAGAATAGCAGAAGATTACTGACAGAAAAGCTAAAAGATTTGACCTGTGGTGGTAATTTTCCTTGAAAAAATGCCATTAATTCCTGATCATTTCTTGGTAAGTGACTAAGGATAACTCCATTAGCTGAATTATCTTGAACAAAGCGAAAATTGGCTTGAGTTCCATCGAGATAATTAACGTTAATTATCACGGGGGGGATTCTAAAGAGTTGTTTGACTATTTTACCCAACCAAGAATATTCAAATTTAACTTGAACACGAGTAATCCCACTATTACGAGTAGGTAATTCATAGACTTGATCCCAAGTAATATTAGTAGTCTCTCCTAGAGGGGTTGGACTACAACGACTGACTTTTTGTTTTTCTAAAAGATAAAAGTTGGTTTTGATTGCGGGGACTTGGAATGGCGAATTTACCGAGTCAAGTTGATAATTACAAACCACATAGGAAAAAGCTTTAGGTTCATCAAAAAAAGGATGTCTGCCATCAATAGATTGAAAGTGATAAATCAGATAATCTCTGGGAGATTGAGATAAGCTTTGATAATTTAGTTCATCCAGTTTTTCTGTATAAGCAGAATAGGATTGAATAATCGGCCTCGGTTTCCAATTAAGCTGATTGCCCGGAATAAGTGAAAATTCCCACGGAATTATATCAATAGTTTTGCCTTGCACTTTTTCCAGCACAGAATCGGGAAGTTTTAGTCGATTATTTAGCTTAACTAAATTTTCGCTCGTAATCCTTTGAACCTCTGCTTGAAATTTCTTTATATCGAGCAATAAAACAACCCTATTTATGTTATTGGCTACTTTGGCAGGATTGAGTTTACTAAATTGATAATTTCTAAGAGTTGAAATAACGACACAAGATAGTAATAAAATTAAGTAGGTAATGTATAATTTGGGTTTATTCTTAACTGGATTATTGTCAATTTTGATAAAATATAATGAGATGATTAGCAGGACAATAATACAGAACAGCACTACATGAGAATCCTGACGAACAAATCCGTGCTTAAATCCTAAAAATAGAGGAAATAGCAGGGCAATACTTAGGCTGGTTGAACCACTATTGCACAGACGAAAAAGTAGATTTATTATCACTGCACAACATAATATTGCTAAGAGGGCATTTATATCTCTGATCAATGATATAAATGCTCTCTTAGAACCTGTAAGACTCATGGCACTGGAATAACCTGAAGATATTGACCAAGAATTGAGTATATATTCATATAAAGAAGGAAAGTTATTTGATGAAAAACTTTGAATCAATAAAGTTGTATAAAACAGATAAAAAACTAGATAAGGTAATAATTTTTTTAAAAATGTTATCAGCCTTGTTTTATTCAAAATTTTATCAATAACAAAAGCTACTATTCCAGAAATTATAAAATTAACCAATAGTTTTGTTAAAACTGTTATCGATTGACCAGA
Encoded here:
- a CDS encoding slipin family protein; this translates as MEFLAPFLLIAGILGLNGFKIDREYQRGVIFRLGRYQDTKGPGLYWIIPLVDQKMRVDIRTKTVDIAPQETVTADNVTIKVNAVLYYRIIDPNKAINKVESYPAAVYQAAMTTLRNVVGQNHLDDVLQKRDKINHAVQQIVDEISEPWGIDIERVEMKDVEIPTAMQRAMAKEAEALREKRARLIKAAAEQEASLKLAEASRLIMENPAALELRRLQMLTEIGAENNTSTVIMLPSDILNLAQKLTDKISQNG
- the glgA gene encoding glycogen synthase GlgA, which gives rise to MYIVQVASECAPVIKAGGLGDVVYGLSRELEIRGHCVELILPMYDCMRYDQIWGLHEAYRDLWVPWYGGAIHCNVFCGWVHGRLCFFIQPNSEDNFFNRGTYYGCKDDNMRFAFFSKAALEFLLRSNKRPDIIHCHDWQTGLIPPLLFEIYKYHGMGNQRVLYTIHNFKHQGFAGAEILWATGLNNDTYYFSYARMRDNFNPFVINFMKGGIVFSNYFNTVSPHHAWEAHHTDVSYGLGHTIHLHQHKFTGILNGLDYNIWNPEVDKFIPAPYGIDNFSEKASNKKALRERLWLRDEPEKPLICYVGRLDDQKGVHLVHHAMYYALARGAQFVLLGSATESLINNWFWHEKNHLNNNPDVHIELGFNEELSHLIYAGADMIVVPSNFEPCGLTQVISLKYGTVPIVRGVGGLVNTVFDRDYDTYHQPEERNGFVFFDPDNNALESAMSRALELWYTQPEEFQKLAIQGMECDYSWNHPGEEYVALYEMIRHK
- a CDS encoding tetratricopeptide repeat protein produces the protein MGYSIEVDGTNFDSEVIEKSYLNTVILDFYALWCGPCKLVKPMLEKLASEYNFILAKIDIDKNPELAEQYDVEGVPDVRIVSKGEVLPCFVGALPEEQIRDLFSRLDLQSELETGLAEIQEAIALDNLPTAKQLFDRLFPKYPNEPRLIIMAVKFLMRLEKWSDAYRLISAIKEENPPIKGWKTLLEFQQLKPENNPLDPIFFTGINSALKEDYAAALDKLISLVGESRKYRQDGARKAMLAIFQILGVSHPLTQEYQAKLTFLLY
- the gorA gene encoding glutathione-disulfide reductase, whose protein sequence is MSYDFDLLVIGGGSGGIATARRAAEYGAKVGLAEYDRLGGTCVNRGCIPKKLMVYSSRFPQLFKDAEGYGWSRVESQLNWQKLISAVNQETIRLNGIYQKMLDNSQVTLFPNYAKFLDTHTLEVGDEKITADKILIAVGGHPVKPNIPGIEHTVVSDAMFQLPEQPKRIIVLGAGYIGVEFAGIMHGLGTEVVQLIRKDKILRGFDEDIRDEIQAEMIRQGIKIMPETFPTSIEKTAEGLKVHIQGKETSEILFVDALGLAATGRIPKLEKLGLENVNVEVKNGAIVVNEYSQTSEESIYAVGDCTDKINLTPVAINEGRAFADTVFGNKPRLMSYENVPSAVFSTPEAATVGLTELQAKKQYGDTGIKVYRSKFRPGYNVLPAREDKTLMKLVVHQESGKILGAHMVGDHAAEIIQGVAIAVKMGATKADFDATVGIHPSAAEEFVTMR
- the trmB gene encoding tRNA (guanosine(46)-N7)-methyltransferase TrmB, which translates into the protein MAKVRVRQHVNPLSHKYRHPIAPPDWNQVYQDMTLPLHLDIGCARGKFLLQMAQVYPEINFLGIEIRQPLVIEANQERERLGLKNLAFVFGNMNVTPEIFLQSLPPDKLFWVSIQFPDPWFKQRHSKRRVVQPELVIALAKYMVSGGWVFLQSDVESIALEMTERFQAHPHFVRQHQTPWLEENIFPVPTEREKSTYNKGQPVYRSLFRVR
- the dacB gene encoding D-alanyl-D-alanine carboxypeptidase/D-alanyl-D-alanine endopeptidase, which produces MLTRRSKLSFLLGTCSLFLWVNHPVTLATPISQDNSPPSQFICPADLATKIDRILARPDYQGAYWGILVKSLNSEENLYSLHENNFFTPASTTKLLTTAAALTKFNRDYRLKTPILAQGNPPNLETLTLVGRGDATITTEKLEKLAEKLKARGINSISRLIVVASPFLVSDSQKTWEWEDVFFDYAVPASSLVLNENSVTLRLLPRQLGQSLDLQWSDPIAAQQWLIENQTSTAAQGSPNTLAIKGNLANNRLIITGSLAIDSQDDFNLAIPQPSEYFLDRWRNILEKAGITVKTAEISSEIRGDEITNLESEPLAYLVEKVNKNSDNLLAETLLQMIGGVSGLQETLTKLGINSDSYKIGDGSGLSRQNLIKPKTLGQILQLMAEKPDYRRSLAIGGIDGTLTNRFRQTPLEGRLQAKTGTLTGVIALAGYLETADNQPLIFSITVNNSDKPASPLRNGIDEVILLLGQLKRC